One window of Atribacter laminatus genomic DNA carries:
- a CDS encoding SoxR reducing system RseC family protein has product MLKPGKVEEIEGEKAWVRMQKGTSCGEHHCPLSSTLLNDSGTDFYKVLAKNEISASIGSSVMVEVKDALALKISFLIYLMPILLVLGTYLIAKALTSQVMLIGAVTIIAIFISIIILKKADKLIQPEYSITGYLRDDDCSQCPFKSKRTKEEEKDTQGQ; this is encoded by the coding sequence ATGTTAAAACCAGGTAAAGTTGAAGAGATTGAAGGAGAAAAAGCTTGGGTTCGAATGCAAAAAGGAACGAGCTGTGGAGAACATCATTGTCCTTTGAGTTCAACGTTATTGAATGACTCAGGAACTGATTTTTATAAGGTATTAGCAAAAAACGAAATATCGGCTTCGATAGGTTCCAGTGTCATGGTCGAGGTAAAGGACGCCCTTGCCTTAAAAATATCTTTTCTGATTTATCTCATGCCAATTCTTCTGGTTTTAGGTACGTATCTTATAGCCAAAGCTTTAACCTCTCAAGTTATGTTGATCGGGGCTGTTACCATAATAGCCATATTTATCTCAATCATAATATTGAAAAAGGCTGATAAACTTATTCAACCAGAGTATTCAATAACCGGTTATCTTCGAGATGATGATTGTTCCCAATGCCCATTTAAGAGCAAAAGAACCAAAGAAGAGGAAAAAGATACGCAAGGTCAGTAA
- a CDS encoding ABC transporter permease, whose amino-acid sequence MNKTSTLKRKGKPFPFLGIYGAFVYFYLYFPLLVVFVYSLNSSRSTMKFEGVTFDWYMRLFQNKDLLNSLFHSLQVSGLAVLFAVIVGTSGALFLNRIEFKGKDFFRTLAMLPIILPGIIVGLSLLIFFLNLKLQLSMWTVILGHMSFTTPVVMFQVLARLARLSRNLENAAMDLGANPFQAFIYVTFPMIKRAVIGGALLAFTMSFDEIIITYFLTSTFNTLPIYLYGMLRFGLSPEVYAISTVVLGLSILLIVLMAKYTGSSEETVVIR is encoded by the coding sequence ATGAACAAAACATCGACTTTAAAAAGAAAAGGTAAACCTTTTCCCTTTTTGGGTATTTACGGAGCTTTTGTGTATTTTTATCTCTATTTTCCTTTGTTGGTGGTTTTTGTTTATTCACTCAACTCCTCTCGATCAACCATGAAGTTTGAAGGAGTAACTTTTGATTGGTATATGAGACTCTTCCAAAACAAAGATCTATTAAACTCGCTTTTTCACTCTCTTCAAGTTTCAGGGTTGGCAGTTCTTTTTGCAGTAATCGTGGGAACATCTGGGGCGCTTTTTCTCAACCGAATTGAATTTAAGGGAAAAGACTTTTTCCGCACTCTGGCTATGCTTCCTATCATCCTCCCTGGAATAATTGTTGGGCTTTCTTTATTGATATTTTTTCTCAATTTGAAGCTTCAGCTGTCAATGTGGACGGTCATCCTTGGGCATATGAGTTTTACCACCCCAGTTGTTATGTTTCAGGTTTTAGCTCGTTTAGCGCGTCTTTCCAGGAATTTAGAAAATGCTGCCATGGATTTAGGCGCCAATCCATTTCAAGCTTTTATATATGTCACCTTTCCCATGATCAAAAGAGCAGTGATTGGGGGGGCACTACTGGCTTTTACTATGTCTTTTGATGAAATCATCATAACTTATTTCCTTACCAGTACCTTCAATACTCTTCCCATCTATCTTTATGGCATGCTTCGTTTTGGTCTTTCTCCTGAAGTTTATGCGATTTCGACTGTTGTACTCGGTTTGTCCATCCTGTTAATTGTTCTCATGGCAAAATATACAGGAAGTAGTGAGGAAACCGTCGTTATTCGCTAA
- a CDS encoding ABC transporter permease has protein sequence MKPTLTTKSNAKTRWQSSFFSKIWIGVPITTWLFLLIIIPICIMLITSFYIKEGSVVVKKISLANYLEFFINPIYLPIFFRTLLLALLVSLTSILLGYPLAYLVSRKVKHFRNQLYMLVIVPLWVSYLVRIVAWRTILGRVGVLNTILLSLKIIDEPLSIFIYSPFAVYVALIYIALPYVFISIFNSLEKIPKNLLDASADLGANSFHTFLHVILPLSMPGVISGFTLAFVIALGDYIIPQQLGGLNGMMFGNLIVTQFGYAYNWPLGAALGFIMFTVAVFILLVSQKFGSSEGFLE, from the coding sequence ATGAAACCAACCTTGACAACTAAATCGAATGCAAAAACAAGATGGCAATCTTCCTTTTTTTCCAAAATCTGGATAGGTGTCCCTATAACCACCTGGCTGTTTTTATTAATCATCATTCCAATCTGTATCATGTTGATTACCAGTTTCTATATCAAAGAAGGCTCTGTGGTGGTTAAAAAAATTAGTCTGGCAAACTATTTAGAATTTTTTATAAATCCAATCTACCTTCCTATCTTCTTTCGAACCCTCCTCTTAGCGCTTTTAGTGTCTCTTACTTCAATTTTATTGGGATACCCTTTGGCTTATTTGGTTTCAAGAAAAGTAAAACACTTTCGAAACCAACTCTATATGTTGGTCATTGTCCCTTTATGGGTAAGTTATCTGGTACGGATCGTTGCCTGGAGAACAATATTAGGACGAGTGGGTGTCCTCAATACTATCCTCCTTTCATTAAAAATTATCGATGAACCACTCTCCATTTTTATCTACAGTCCCTTTGCTGTCTATGTCGCTCTCATTTATATTGCCTTACCCTATGTATTTATTTCAATTTTTAATTCTTTGGAAAAAATCCCCAAAAATCTTTTAGATGCTTCTGCCGACCTGGGCGCTAATAGTTTTCATACCTTTCTTCATGTCATTCTCCCACTTTCTATGCCTGGAGTAATCAGTGGTTTTACTCTTGCTTTTGTTATTGCACTTGGTGATTATATTATTCCCCAACAACTTGGTGGATTGAATGGAATGATGTTCGGTAATCTCATTGTCACTCAGTTTGGTTATGCTTATAACTGGCCTTTAGGAGCAGCATTGGGCTTTATCATGTTTACAGTTGCAGTGTTTATCCTGCTGGTTTCACAAAAATTCGGCTCATCAGAAGGATTCTTAGAATAA
- a CDS encoding ABC transporter ATP-binding protein: MNNQETEIQLIQITKKFGNFAAVQNVNLEIHHGEFFSLLGPSGCGKTTTLRMIAGLEEPTEGQICLAGEDVTYKPAHLRNVNTVFQDYALFPHMTVEENIYFPLKMKKVKYSSAQAMIEEALSLVNMTGFGKRYPQQLSGGQRQRIALARSLVNRPRALLLDEPLGALDFKLRIAMQKVLKDIQKNVDITFIYVTHDQTEAITMSDRICVMKDGLIHQIGTPDEIYNSPASTFVASFIGDMNFLEGQVVQKGENSVTIDVDGKPILSTRFEGTFSKGDSVVACIRPEKICLDKVCDSEFQNKFENHFQASIHRIVFRGTDYEITLKFGQSEIRLIESASEFNNKKIGDQLFIGFQKDDVITYLKECKKVCDYETNLDN, translated from the coding sequence ATGAACAACCAAGAGACAGAGATACAACTTATTCAGATTACCAAGAAATTTGGTAATTTTGCTGCTGTTCAAAATGTTAATTTAGAGATCCATCATGGAGAGTTTTTTTCCTTGCTTGGACCATCTGGTTGTGGGAAAACCACCACATTACGTATGATCGCCGGGCTAGAAGAACCCACTGAAGGACAAATTTGCTTAGCCGGAGAAGATGTTACTTATAAACCTGCTCATTTGCGCAATGTGAACACGGTCTTCCAGGATTATGCTCTTTTTCCTCATATGACCGTTGAAGAAAATATCTACTTCCCATTGAAAATGAAAAAGGTGAAATATTCCAGCGCTCAAGCAATGATTGAAGAAGCTCTTTCTTTGGTAAATATGACCGGGTTTGGCAAGCGTTATCCTCAACAACTTTCTGGGGGACAACGTCAGCGTATCGCCTTGGCACGGTCTTTGGTTAATCGTCCTCGCGCACTTTTACTCGACGAACCTTTGGGGGCCTTAGATTTTAAACTTCGAATTGCTATGCAAAAAGTCCTAAAAGATATACAAAAAAATGTGGATATCACCTTTATTTATGTAACTCACGATCAAACTGAAGCAATCACCATGTCGGATCGAATCTGTGTCATGAAAGACGGATTAATCCACCAAATTGGTACTCCTGATGAAATTTACAATTCTCCTGCATCCACTTTTGTTGCCAGTTTTATTGGTGATATGAACTTTCTTGAAGGTCAAGTGGTCCAAAAAGGAGAAAATTCAGTCACTATCGATGTAGATGGCAAGCCGATTCTCAGTACACGTTTTGAGGGAACTTTTTCAAAAGGGGATTCAGTTGTTGCCTGCATTCGGCCGGAAAAAATATGCTTAGATAAAGTGTGCGATAGTGAGTTTCAGAATAAATTCGAAAATCATTTCCAAGCTTCAATCCATAGAATTGTTTTCCGGGGAACTGATTATGAAATCACCCTCAAATTTGGACAGTCTGAAATTCGCTTGATAGAAAGCGCTTCGGAATTTAATAATAAAAAAATAGGTGATCAGCTTTTTATTGGTTTTCAGAAAGATGATGTGATTACTTATTTAAAGGAATGTAAAAAGGTATGTGATTATGAAACCAACCTTGACAACTAA
- a CDS encoding ABC transporter substrate-binding protein: MFKQKFFTLFLITVFLAVSLLFNLVQAQETLNILCFQGYTEDAWVKEFERQTGAKVNATYSGMVEEMFTKAAAGGGQYDLVSIDCGSVQRYYENNLLQPIDLSKISNWDKVSQKFKDIDFIVFDGKPYHVSFVWGSNNVVYNKDAVGELPSTWSVLWDPKYKGQVSITDEANNNVVVAAIALGFPDPYNLTEDQFKQVKEKLIEIKRNLRTLTVGFDSEKSVLGSGETNLSVSGYDSGLVLYLRDELKMNVGRLTPKEGIYVWADGWVILKDSKNPDLAHKWIDFMLSDFAQKELAKYMGFGAVTSAAKEVIDPDIVKMCNYDDIDNVPVPVFLMKSPEDFEARVNLWNEVKATQ; this comes from the coding sequence ATGTTTAAACAAAAGTTTTTTACTCTTTTTTTAATCACGGTTTTTCTCGCAGTCAGCCTACTATTCAACTTAGTCCAAGCCCAGGAAACTTTGAACATTCTTTGTTTCCAAGGTTACACCGAAGATGCTTGGGTCAAGGAATTTGAAAGACAAACTGGCGCTAAAGTAAACGCTACCTATTCTGGCATGGTTGAAGAAATGTTCACCAAAGCTGCGGCTGGTGGTGGGCAGTATGACTTAGTCTCCATTGATTGTGGTTCAGTTCAAAGATATTACGAAAATAATCTTCTTCAACCAATCGATTTGAGCAAAATTTCTAATTGGGATAAGGTAAGTCAAAAATTCAAAGATATCGACTTCATTGTATTCGATGGAAAACCATATCATGTTTCGTTCGTTTGGGGTTCGAATAACGTTGTTTATAATAAAGATGCTGTGGGTGAATTGCCCAGTACTTGGTCAGTCTTATGGGACCCCAAATACAAAGGTCAAGTTTCAATCACCGATGAAGCGAATAACAATGTTGTCGTTGCAGCTATAGCTCTTGGTTTCCCCGATCCTTACAACCTTACCGAAGATCAATTTAAGCAAGTTAAAGAAAAACTAATAGAAATTAAAAGAAACTTGCGTACATTAACCGTTGGATTTGATTCAGAGAAAAGTGTTCTTGGTTCTGGTGAAACCAACCTGAGCGTATCGGGATATGATTCCGGTCTTGTCCTTTACCTTCGAGATGAGCTAAAAATGAACGTAGGTCGTCTTACCCCAAAAGAAGGCATTTATGTTTGGGCTGATGGCTGGGTTATCTTAAAAGATTCAAAAAATCCAGATTTAGCACATAAGTGGATTGACTTCATGTTATCAGACTTCGCTCAAAAAGAACTAGCTAAGTATATGGGATTTGGAGCGGTTACTTCTGCAGCCAAAGAAGTTATCGACCCTGATATCGTTAAAATGTGTAACTATGATGATATCGATAACGTTCCAGTTCCGGTCTTTTTAATGAAAAGCCCAGAGGATTTTGAAGCTCGGGTAAACCTCTGGAATGAAGTCAAGGCTACCCAGTAA